caaaactctcctccaattttaaattacattttttttttggaaaacaacaatttaaaaaaaaagttcaattttaaaattttatttttttatccgATCCCTGACCNNNNNNNNNNNNNNNNNNNNNNNNNNNNNNNNNNNNNNNNNNNNNNNNNNNNNNNNNNNNNNNNNNNNNNNNNNNNNNNNNNNNNNNNNNNNNNNNNNNNNNNNNNNNNNNNNNNNNNNNNNNNNNNNNNNNNNNNNNNNNNNNNNNNNNNNNNNNNNNNNNNNNNNNNNNNNNNNNNNNNNNNNNNNNNNNNNNNNNNNNNNNNNNNNNNNNNNNNNNNNNNNNNNNNNNNNNNNNNNNNNNNNNNNNNNNNNNNNNNNNNNNNNNNNNNNNNNNNNNNNNNNNNNNNNNNNNNNNNNNNNNNNNNNNNNNNNNNNNNNNNNNNNNNNNNNNNNNNNNNNNNNNNNNNNNNNNNNNNNNNNNNNNNNNNNNNNNNNNNNNNNNNNNNNNNNNNNNNNNNNNNNNNNNNNNNNNNNNNNNNNNNNNNNNNNNNNNNNNNNNNNNNNNNNNNNNNNNNNNNNNNNNNNNNNNNNNNNNNNNNNNNNNNNNNNNNNNNNNNNNNNNNNNNNNNNNNNNNNNNNNNNNNNNNNNNNNNNNNNNNNNNNNNNNNNNNNNNNNNNNNNNNNNNNNNNNNNNNNNNNNNNNNNNNNNNNNNNNNNNNNNNNNNNNNNNNNNNNNNNNNNNNNNNNNNNNNNNNNNNNNNNNNNNNNNNNNNNNNNNNNNNNNNNNNNNNNNNNNNNNNNNNNNNNNNNNNNNNNNNNNNNNNNNNNNNNNNNNNNNNNNNNNNNNNNNNNNNNNNNNNNNNNNNNNNNNNNNNNNNNNNNNNNNNNNNNNNNNNNNNNNNNNNNNNNNNNNNNNNNNNNNNNNNNNNNNNNNNNNNNNNNNNNNNNNNNNNNNNNNNNNNNNNNNNNNNNNNNNNNNNNNNNNNNNNNNCACCCCCAACCCCCAAAAATAtgcccttatttaattctagaaaatttcaaatactactaagttgtaatgcatgctttttggaatcagaaaatacatttattatacttggAGAGTTGCATATTCTTTTAAGTTAAAggtaaaattgtaactaacCTATGATAATCATTGGTGTATTAATATGTGTGTCACTTTTAAAGTGAACAACTAAATAGGAACAGAGGGagtaacataataataaaaaaaagatgagTAATCAAGCTTGTCAAGGTGCCTCAAGGATGATATAAAGCGatgaaaaatgataattaaaatagcttcgatttttttttgggtgactGATTTGGAAGaagtgaataaaaaaaaaggagaaaagaaagaagaaagagaaataaaaagagaagatcattttttaattagtgaaaaaggaataaaaaggaaaaaacaaatataaataataaaaaataacagcTGACAGCAAATCGGCATCACTACATCTTGAGAATGTTGTAGTTTAATTTTAGGGtggtatatattatatttttgaagaattcagGAGGGTAATAGGTTAGGGAtacatttgtttattttctCTGGATATATATACACCTTGAGAAATGAATGTATATCCTctcatactttttttaaaacacaaactaaataagtataaaaacttgaaaaataccttggaatcatgggtTTCTTTCCAGTATTATAATATTGATGGCCTTATAACTATATTTGTAGAATTTGTGTTTGACTTTCCTTTTACCTTTTATCACATAGTAGTTCGATAACCGTTCtctattaaaaagaaaatcttattttggttatttaaaatgtaatatCTCATCTCtcataatctttttatttttagaaatgtAAATTGATTAAAGCATGGCAATCACGTCTAATTTCACTTTGAAATTAAGCTGGCTATACTTGCCGTGCATATCTTTCTTGTGAATTGTTTGTTCATATCACATTAAGAACTCTTTATGTAACAAAATGTAGAAATACttgttttctttcattcattcagTGGTAAaaattagcatgtttatatatgtgtgtatatattatatacatatacacaatACAAGAGAGAGTACATAGATATGATAAGTGAAAAAGAGAAGGACAAGcaacttgtaaaaaaaaaaaaaagaagctttgTACTACTAGTTTGCGAAGCTGGTTTTCCTCATCATCCTCATAAACTCTTCCGCACTTACTTCTCCATCACCTATACAATAAGATCTACATCactatactttttaaaaaaaaatagtatactGAAATTTAAGGAAGATTTAATGTGAGAAACAAACTTACGATCACGATCTGCTGCCTCTATCATCTCTTGTATTTCTTTTGCGCTGAAATTTTCACCCAACTCCTTTGCAATTTGCTGAATATCAGCAGCAGATATTTTCCCCTGCATTCTCAAGATACATTATTATTACTAACGGATTGGTGGAGCACGATTCAAAACTACTCTGTGGATACTAAAGACTTACATTTTTATCTTGATCTAGTATGTTAAATGCTTTTGCTAGATCCTCTTTAGTGTCCCTCTCCCCTATCTTGGCAGTCATCATGTGTAcaaattcatcaaaatcaatTGCACCACTACCATCCTTGTCAACATCAGCAATCATTTGCTCAACTTGCTGAAAACAAAAAGGTCCGTTTGACATGTAGTAgtattaataaatcataaactaaAAGGGATTGAAAAATTACCTCCTCTGTCATTTCAAATCCAAGGGCCCTGCAATACAAGTTACATTAGCATATAACTTAGATTGATTTAACTTGAGAAAAGAAATTACCAAACCTCATAGCAACATTCAGCTCACTGGCATCAATAGTTCCTGAACAGTAgcagttacaaaaaaaaatactacatTAAAGACAACGAGCACAAAAATCTGTTAAAATATGTATTAGGATAGAAACAGTTCCACACCAGAGCCATCGGTGTCAAAGAGCTCGAATGCTTCTTTGATCTCTTGCCTTTTTTGCTGTGTAAGCCCAGGGTGACGGTTTCTAGTCTCCTTTCTTGACATCTTTCTACTTACGCTTGCCTGATGATAAGATACACAAAGGCAAAATACAGTTTGTTcacaagtaaaagaaaaaatatgaaatgagaTTTTACTTTCATTTGAAGTGTGTGATAAAGCATGAAAATCATAAGATATACACAACATAGTTTAAACACATTGGCATCTTCCACGGATTCAGCCGTCAATTTACAATAATATTGCTCGGGAATCAGCCACAGCATAAAGCTCTCCATCTAAAtactagtttttcttttttccaatCAAAACTGAGACATGCGCCTAACTCACAAACCATGTGTTACAGTCTTATAAATAAACTAAATCTCCCAACTGTACTACTGCCAcccaaaatttcattttgaaagAGCAATCCATTGAAGAGAAAAGAAACGTGCAGATAAACCTTTCATCATAACCTAATCTactaaaaaaagtcaaaacGTTGACCATCTTCACCACCAGGCAAAAAAAATCCAAGATAATTATGTTGACCCTAACCAAAAGGTGCTAGATAGATAGGAAAACCGAAGCGACATAAAGAAAGCAAATGGCCCTATGTGGAAACCTTTGCCAAAAGAGTCTCAATCTAATGATGAGATCAACAAAAGTAATATGCAAATTTACTTATTCTAGTGTCACTGTCCTCtgaatcatcaatttcataatatcataagaaAATATCTTCACATTATTGACCAGAATAAGTCAGATTTTGGTCAACATAAACTTATCAAAAGAagcaaaatataaaaagaaacagATATTTGCACCCAAATAACTAATCATCAAATTTTCTTCAAACAAATTATCTGAGTCGAACGACATTAAAAATATCCCTCTAAATGAGTAATTGACATCtgctttttataaattttgggGGTCTTTGTTTTTTATCAGCAAACATAGAGAATATTAAATTGCATAATTCGGGAGAGCCATGAAGAACACAGCCAATTTTATCCTATAATTAGGTTGcgattaaatataatttttcaaaatgaataaaatatgcCCACTTTGTAAACGCACTGCTGCGACGTGAAGATGATctaatataaaacatgaaatcaatgggaaaaaatgataatttttattttatgaaatagaaAGTATAAAGAAGATTTACCATAATTTATATTGGGAAATCTGTGTCGCtgtatgtatatgttgatgtaaTGCAAACAGAAGAGATGCTGAGAGAAGAAGAGCGTTTGATATGATTTAAGTGGAGAGAAGAAATGTTTGAAGATCCGGGTTACGCTTAATGGGCCACTATTTATTTAGGATTTTCTTGCTAATTTAGCCAGCTGGctaaaatttttttgaaaacatcCATCCGCTAGATTAGATTAGTTTCCaatgtataattaaaaaaaatatatatatatatgtatatatatatatacattgcattaattaattatattgacGAACATTTGAATTAAAATCTTGACTGAGGTGTAggtaaattgtataaatatagtGTATATAAGTGGTATACATTGCAACTATTTATTTCTTCAACgagttaaagtattttttttaattgtcccCTACACAGACCTAAATTTGAGATGTGAATTCATCTCGATGCTTCAAGCTATGTGatatatttactttaattttgagTTGAGATAGATCACGGATCGGATTTTAAAATTTGAGCTTTAAAACTCTTCAATGACAAATTTTAATGGACATTAgttcaactcaaaacaaaatttcCGGACAAGGACTTGATAATGGAGAAATATCAGAGAGAGAGGGTGAAAAAACAATAAAGGAAGACGATATAGAAAACAGAGGatgaaggtaaaaaaaaaaacagtaagAGAAGTAAGATGAGGAGGGAAATGAACTTAGGAATTGTATTTACAGTCGACATATCCAAAATTTTATGTAGGAAGAATTCGATAAATGTAAATTTTTGAGGATATTTTCATTTTggaaaagatatataaaaaaaatcattcccTTCTTTTCACGAGAGAAACTATAAAATACCGCTTCCAATAAGCAATGGAAAAACAATTTCTGTTGGTTTTTGTTGCAAAACTTGACCAATACCAATGTGTGTACGTTTACGTgaaattatttacttatttctATGTTCCGTGAAGAATTGgacatttttatattaaaatttggaATGAATTCGATTTCAAGATAAAAAAAGGTTTTAATAAAAGTCTTGGTACCACATAGTATTACAGTATCTCTAACTACAAGTTTAAAAAATCTCTGTGTCAACACAAgtgaataaatttttctttaatttagaattgTCATATTGAGTCAAT
This window of the Solanum pennellii chromosome 2, SPENNV200 genome carries:
- the LOC107010379 gene encoding caltractin-like; translated protein: MASVSRKMSRKETRNRHPGLTQQKRQEIKEAFELFDTDGSGTIDASELNVAMRALGFEMTEEQVEQMIADVDKDGSGAIDFDEFVHMMTAKIGERDTKEDLAKAFNILDQDKNGKISAADIQQIAKELGENFSAKEIQEMIEAADRDRDGEVSAEEFMRMMRKTSFAN